In the Flagellimonas sp. HMM57 genome, one interval contains:
- the kdsA gene encoding 3-deoxy-8-phosphooctulonate synthase produces MELQRIPQIKHTDSNNFFLLAGPCAIEGEEMALRIAEKVVTITDKLEIPYVFKGSFKKANRSRIDSFTGIGDEKALKILGKVSETFKVPTVTDVHEIADADMAAEYVDVLQIPAFLVRQTDLVVAAAKTGKVVNLKKGQFMSPESMQHAVNKVKDSGSDKAWITDRGTMFGYQDMIVDFRGVPTMKQYAPVVLDVTHSLQQPNQSSGVTGGRPALIGTMARAGIAAGVDGLFMETHFDPSNAKSDGANMLDLSLLEKLLTDLVALRETVNSFDS; encoded by the coding sequence ATGGAACTTCAACGCATTCCCCAAATTAAACATACCGATTCCAACAACTTTTTTTTGCTTGCGGGGCCTTGCGCTATCGAAGGTGAGGAAATGGCACTAAGAATAGCTGAAAAGGTGGTCACCATCACAGACAAATTAGAGATTCCGTATGTATTTAAGGGAAGTTTCAAAAAAGCGAACAGAAGCCGAATTGACTCTTTCACAGGAATTGGAGACGAAAAAGCGTTGAAGATCTTGGGAAAGGTTTCCGAAACTTTCAAGGTACCGACAGTAACGGATGTTCATGAAATCGCTGATGCCGATATGGCGGCCGAGTACGTTGATGTACTGCAAATACCCGCTTTTTTGGTTCGCCAGACCGACCTCGTAGTTGCTGCGGCCAAAACGGGAAAAGTGGTCAATTTGAAAAAAGGACAGTTTATGAGTCCAGAAAGTATGCAACATGCCGTGAACAAAGTAAAGGATTCGGGGAGTGACAAAGCTTGGATAACAGATCGTGGCACCATGTTCGGCTATCAGGATATGATTGTCGATTTTAGGGGAGTCCCAACCATGAAGCAATATGCTCCCGTGGTTTTGGATGTGACCCATTCCCTTCAACAGCCCAACCAATCCTCTGGAGTTACGGGTGGAAGACCCGCACTTATCGGAACCATGGCACGTGCAGGAATTGCAGCAGGTGTTGATGGACTTTTTATGGAAACACATTTTGATCCCTCAAATGCAAAAAGCGATGGGGCCAATATGTTGGATTTAAGTTTACTTGAAAAGTTATTGACTGATTTGGTTGCCCTAAGGGAAACGGTAAACAGTTTTGACTCGTGA
- a CDS encoding DUF1801 domain-containing protein — protein sequence MNPAEEYILSRDEPYRSILLHLKAVIEHVIPEVDMKYKWRIPCFYVGKHSICYLNASYKGKFVDIAFWNSAHLTKHTELMFSEKRKVVKSFRYTTLEEINDEILIEVLEEVYSLREKGFYKRDS from the coding sequence GTGAACCCTGCTGAAGAATACATCCTGAGTCGAGATGAGCCTTATCGTAGTATATTATTGCACCTTAAGGCAGTAATTGAACATGTCATTCCTGAGGTCGATATGAAGTATAAATGGAGAATCCCCTGTTTTTATGTGGGTAAACACTCTATTTGTTATCTTAACGCTTCCTATAAGGGAAAATTCGTGGATATCGCTTTTTGGAATTCCGCCCACCTTACCAAACACACTGAATTGATGTTTTCTGAAAAACGAAAAGTGGTCAAGTCTTTTCGGTATACAACTCTGGAAGAAATCAATGATGAAATTCTTATAGAGGTTTTGGAAGAAGTATATTCCTTAAGGGAAAAAGGCTTTTACAAAAGAGATAGCTGA
- a CDS encoding transcriptional regulator — MGLIDNINKLFDHRIRLGIMSILMVNEEVDFNRLKELLNVTDGNLASHTKTLEKAEYIKIEKSFIGKKPNTRYTATPLGKLSFKKHIEALENIIKNQN, encoded by the coding sequence ATGGGGCTCATAGACAACATAAACAAATTATTTGACCATCGCATTCGGCTGGGCATAATGTCCATCCTTATGGTGAACGAAGAAGTTGATTTTAATCGGTTAAAAGAACTACTGAACGTAACTGATGGTAATTTGGCAAGTCACACAAAAACGCTGGAAAAAGCTGAATACATCAAAATTGAAAAATCCTTTATTGGAAAGAAACCCAATACAAGATATACCGCTACCCCATTGGGAAAGTTATCCTTTAAAAAACATATTGAAGCCTTGGAAAACATCATCAAAAATCAAAATTAA